The following are encoded together in the Drosophila takahashii strain IR98-3 E-12201 chromosome X, DtakHiC1v2, whole genome shotgun sequence genome:
- the LOC108058198 gene encoding spore coat protein SP96, which translates to MKLLHLLWLLSGLLLVAGQQNKDPAAATVPAGNATATVALAPGSKSSGSESPGSKSPGSGSGSPVATVAPLADKKDNHTSTAEAPGKKRNRTDTGLPSSSAPVATSSSSAATSSSSTTTTTTSTTTSTTTTTAKPAVGSPIVTEGQSLKDVTRTSSSSSSSSTTTTTSTTTTTTTTTPKPMKPAVVKSTEVDKQELEKSPEKNGTQELPAIAAPPEPIVQGLTGSSNLADRGDNGYVVPIVTVLLTVPLAIGVVTIMYRRFRDMWSTRHYRRMDFLVDGMYND; encoded by the coding sequence ATGAAGCTGCTCCATTTGCTGTGGCTGCTGAGCGGCCTGCTCCTGGTGGCCGGCCAGCAGAACAAGGACCCCGCGGCGGCGACCGTGCCGGCGGGCAACGCCACTGCCACTGTTGCACTGGCTCCAGGATCGAAATCTTCAGGATCGGAATCTCCAGGATCGAAATCTCCAGGATCGGGATCAGGATCACCGGTTGCTACGGTTGCTCCGCTGGCGGACAAAAAGGACAACCATACCAGCACGGCGGAGGCTCCGGGCAAGAAAAGGAACCGCACGGACACGGGTTTGCCTTCGTCCTCCGCACCAGTGGccacttcctcctcctccgccgccacgtcttcttcttctaccacgaccaccaccaccagcaccaccaccagtaCCACCACCACTACTGCCAAGCCAGCTGTGGGATCACCCATAGTCACCGAAGGCCAGTCGCTGAAGGATGTCACCAGgacttcctcctcctcttcctcctccagcaccaccaccaccacttcAACTACTACCACCACAACCACCACCACACCGAAGCCCATGAAACCGGCGGTGGTCAAGAGCACGGAGGTTGACAAGCAGGAGCTGGAGAAGAGCCCCGAGAAGAACGGCACACAGGAGCTGCCCGCCATTGCTGCGCCACCGGAGCCCATTGTGCAGGGCCTGACCGGGAGCAGCAATCTGGCCGATCGCGGCGACAACGGCTATGTGGTGCCCATTGTCACCGTGCTGCTGACCGTGCCGCTGGCCATCGGCGTGGTGACCATCATGTACCGACGCTTCCGCGACATGTGGAGCACCAGGCACTACCGCCGCATGGACTTCCTCGTGGACGGCATGTACAACGACTGA
- the LOC108058190 gene encoding uncharacterized protein F54F2.9, translated as MTRLDSLCMLLLLLLGALGGARAWHSEELEIFDLVEEVNRNFYEFMGINQTATGAEVKRAFRTLSIVLHPDKNAAEDANIQFRNLVSIYEVLKDPSRREKYDRVLKEGMPNWKSALYYYRRMRKIGLYEGAFILFLITTVGQYLFAWAAYLEKKYTAEQVFGTKLKKLQKKNKNIDMDVILSEIPMPSLLNTLPIQIPLALWNLPRTIKNGFSKANELKELALEKRRQELEAARRQEELEREAEEQARLRKEHKENLRKRKQNSKAPEKTEEELRGYSQIQAREMTDDDAVRPASQKSTVSGGFWTDEDLTELIRLVKKYPGGAGSRWNTIAESMNRSVQEVTFMAAKMKENGYRIPGQTDSVAENLVQESQQAQRKEKVKKSASTAAAAPAASAGAPAEKSMLIPETNWTQEQQRALEAAIVKYRKTAGGDRWQKIANSVPEKSKEECLVRYKYLCELVKTQKRAEEEANEQDEVEEEVLPEAEAEEEPLAEAAPAAKKLSKREQRRRKRDLSSGEDSDDAYQYEIS; from the exons ATGACGCGACTGGACAGCCTCtgcatgctgctgctgctgctgctgggcgccCTGGGCGGTGCCCGCGCCTGGCACTCGGAGGAGCTGGAGATCTTCGATTTGGTCGAGGAGGTGAACCGCAACTTCTACGAGTTCATGGGCATCAACCAAACGGCCACGGGCGCCGAGGTGAAGCGCGCCTTTCGCACCCTCTCCATCGTTCTGCATCCGGACAAGAATGCCGCCGAGGACGCCAACATCCAGTTCCGCAACCTGGTTTCCATCTACGAGGTGCTCAAGGATCCTTCGCGGCGGGAGAAGTACGACCGGGTGCTCAAGGAGGGCATGCCCAATTGGAAATCGGCGCTCTACTACTACCGCCGCATGCGGAAGATCGGGCTCTACGAGGGCGCCTTCATCCTCTTCCTGATCACCACCGTGGGCCAGTATCTGTTCGCCTGGGCCGCCTATCTCGAGAAGAAGTACACCGCCGAGCAGGTGTTCGGCACCAAGCTGAAGAAGCTGCAGAAGAAGAACAAGAACATCGACATGGATGTGATCCTCAGCGAGATACCCATGCCCTCGCTCCTGAACACCCTGCCCATCCAGATCCCGCTGGCGCTGTGGAACCTGCCGCGAACGATCAAGAACGGCTTCAGCAAGGCCAACGAGCTCAAGGAACTGGCGCTGGAGAAGCGCAGGCA GGAACTGGAGGCCGCCCGTCGCCAGGAGGAACTGGAGCGCGAGGCCGAGGAGCAGGCGCGCCTGCGCAAGGAGCACAAGGAGAACCTACGCAAGCGCAAGCAGAACAGCAAGGCGCCCGAGAAGACCGAGGAGGAGTTGCGCGGCTACTCGCAGATTCAGGCGCGTGAAATGACCGATGACGATGCAGTTCGTCCAGCTTCCCAGAAG AGCACCGTGAGCGGCGGCTTCTGGACTGACGAGGATCTCACCGAGCTGATTCGACTGGTGAAGAAGTACCCAGGCGGGGCGGGCAGTCGCTGGAACACCATTGCCGAATCGATGAATCGCAGCGTTCAGGAGGTCACCTTCATGGCGGCCAAGATGAAGGAGAACGGCTACCGCATTCCCGGCCAAACGGACAGCGTGGCCGAGAATCTCGTCCAGGAGTCCCAGCAGGCGCAGCGCAAGGAGAAGGTCAAGAAGTCGGCTTCTACGGCGGCGGCAGCTCCTGCCGCTTCGGCCGGCGCTCCCGCAGAGAAGAGCATGCTCATACCGGAGACCAACTGGacgcaggagcagcagcgcgCCCTGGAGGCGGCGATTGTCAAGTACCGGAAGACCGCCGGCGGCGATCGTTGGCAGAAGATCGCCAACAGTGTGCCGGAGAAGAGCAAGGAGGAGTGCCTGGTGCGCTACAAGTATCTCTGCGAGCTGGTCAAGACACAGAAGCgggccgaggaggaggccaaCGAGCAGGatgaggtggaggaggaggtgctgccggaggcggaggcggaggaggagcccCTAGCGGAAGCGGCGCCGGCCGCCAAGAAGCTTTCGAAGCGGGAGCAGCGGCGACGCAAACGGGACTTGTCCAGCGGCGAGGATTCAGACGATGCGTATCAGTACGAGATCAGTTAG
- the LOC108058150 gene encoding band 7 protein AGAP004871 isoform X2, translating into MGCVEILATVVSVLIMVLTFPISVFICFKVVSEYERAVIFRMGRLRSGGARGPGVFFVLPCVDDYYPVDLRTVSFDVPPQEVLSKDSVTVTVDAVVYYRISDPLKAVIQVYNYSHSTSLLAATTLRNVLGTRNLSELLTERETISHTMQMSLDEATDPWGVKVERVEIKDVSLPTALQRAMAAEAEAAREARAKVIAAEGEMKSSRALREASEIISASPSALQLRYLQTLSSISTEKNSTIIFPLPMELLTPFLNTHAYSQQQQHQQQQQQHQQQHQQHQQHPPAPATPLHRHQHQHHQ; encoded by the exons ATGGGCTGCGTGGAGATCCTGGCCACGGTGGTCTCCGTGCTGATCATGGTGCTCACCTTTCCCATCTCGGTGTTCATCTGCTTCAAGGTGGTGTCCGAGTACGAGCGGGCAGTGATCTTCCGCATGGGTCGCCTGCGCAGCGGCGGAGCCCGTGGCCCCGGAGTCTTCTTTGTGCTGCCCTGCGTGGACGACTACTATCCGGTGGACCTGCGAACCGTTTCGTTCGATGTGCCGCCGCAGGAGGTGCTCTCGAAGGACTCGGTTACGGTCACCGTGGACGCGGTGGTCTACTATCGCATCAGTGATCCCCTGAAGGCGGTCATCCAGGTGTACAACTACAGTCATTCGACGAGTCTCCTGGCGGCCACCACGCTGCGCAATGTGCTGGGCACACGGAATCTCTCCGAGCTGCTAACCGAACGCGAAACCATCTCGCACACCATGCAGATGTCCCTGGACGAGGCCACCGATCCCTGGGGCGTTAAGGTGGAGCGTGTGGAGAT CAAGGACGTCTCGTTGCCAACTGCCCTCCAGCGGGCGATGGCCGCCGAGGCGGAGGCGGCGCGGGAGGCGCGGGCCAAGGTGATTGCCGCCGAGGGCGAGATGAAGTCGTCGAGAGCGCTGCGCGAAGCCTCCGAGATCATCTCGGCCAGTCCTTCCGCCTTGCAG TTGCGTTACCTGCAAACCCTGAGCAGCATTTCCACCGAGAAGAACTCGACCATTATCTTTCCGCTGCCCATGGAGCTGCTCACGCCCTTCCTGAACACCCACGCCTactcgcagcagcagcaacaccagcagcagcagcagcaacatcagcagcaacaccagcaacatcagcaacatccTCCTGCTCCGGCCACGCCGCTCCATCGGCACCAGCATCAGCACCACCAGTGA
- the Mec2 gene encoding band 7 protein AGAP004871, translated as MAEPQYANYEDMRNSGPTSSTAYMVNMGAGGMAPEEPARVPGTAQQYRGFKTSENEPKGIMEWVVTFFSVLIFIITSPIAIFICFKVVAEYERAIIFRLGRLSGGARGPGMFFILPCIDEYRKVDLRTVTFNVPQQEMLTKDSVTVTVDAVVYYRISDPLYAVVQVEDYSLSTRLLAATTLRNIVGTRNLSELLTEREILAHTMQATLDEATEPWGVMVERVEIKDVSLPVSMQRAMAAEAEAARDARAKVIAAEGEKKSATALKEASDVISSSPSALQLRYLQTLSSISAEKNSTIIFPLPMELLTPYLAKYAHLLGPPTPETPEKNDNLLLNAQAAWPKTNL; from the exons ATGGCTGAGCCGCAGTACGCCAACTACGAGGACATGCGAAACTCCGGTCCGACCAGCTCCACGGCCTACATGGTCAACATGGGTGCCGGTGGAATGGCGCCGGAGGAACCTGCCCGGGTTCCCGGAACAGCTCAGCAGTACCGCGGCTTCAAGACGT CCGAGAACGAGCCCAAGGGCATCATGGAGTGGGTGGTCACCTTCTTCTCCGTGCTGATCTTCATCATCACCTCGCCGATCGCCATCTTCATCTGCTTCAAGGTGGTGGCCGAGTACGAGCGGGCGATCATCTTCCGCCTGGGCAGGCTGAGCGGCGGGGCGCGCGGTCCCGGCATGTTCTTCATCCTGCCGTGCATCGACGAGTACCGCAAGGTGGACCTGCGCACGGTCACCTTCAATGTGCCGCAGCAGGAGATGCTGACGAAGGACTCGGTGACGGTCACCGTGGACGCGGTGGTCTACTATCGCATCAGCGATCCCCTCTACGCGGTCGTCCAGGTGGAGGACTACAGCCTGTCCACCCGCCTGCTGGCGGCCACCACGCTGCGCAACATCGTGGGCACCCGCAATCTCTCCGAGCTGCTGACCGAGCGCGAGATCCTCGCCCACACCATGCAGGCCACCTTGGACGAGGCCACCGAGCCCTGGGGCGTCATGGTGGAGCGTGTGGAGAT CAAGGACGTCTCCCTGCCCGTTTCCATGCAGCGCGCCATGGCCGCCGAGGCGGAGGCCGCCCGCGATGCCCGCGCCAAGGTGATCGCCGCCGAGGGCGAGAAGAAGTCGGCCACTGCCCTCAAGGAGGCCTCCGATGTCATCTCCTCCAGTCCCTCGGCCCTGCAGCTGCGCTACCTGCAGACCCTGAGCAGCATCTCGGCGGAGAAGAACTCGACGATCATCTTCCCGCTGCCCATGGAGCTGCTGACTCCGTACCTGGCCAAATATGCCCACCTGTTGGGGCCGCCGACGCCGGAAACGCCGGAGAAGAACGACAACCTGCTGCTCAATGCCCAGGCCGCTTGGCCCAAGACAAACCTATGA
- the LOC108058150 gene encoding band 7 protein AGAP004871 isoform X1 gives MHPASPHQHRARLNIGSPGSGGIQASSSTETFPLTPQPHQSSQHAVHIPPSTSLPYQGLKTSENDDMGCVEILATVVSVLIMVLTFPISVFICFKVVSEYERAVIFRMGRLRSGGARGPGVFFVLPCVDDYYPVDLRTVSFDVPPQEVLSKDSVTVTVDAVVYYRISDPLKAVIQVYNYSHSTSLLAATTLRNVLGTRNLSELLTERETISHTMQMSLDEATDPWGVKVERVEIKDVSLPTALQRAMAAEAEAAREARAKVIAAEGEMKSSRALREASEIISASPSALQLRYLQTLSSISTEKNSTIIFPLPMELLTPFLNTHAYSQQQQHQQQQQQHQQQHQQHQQHPPAPATPLHRHQHQHHQ, from the exons ATGCATCCTGCCTCGCCGCATCAGCATCGCGCCCGCCTGAACATCGGATCGCCGGGATCGGGTGGAATCCAGGCCTCCTCCTCGACGGAGACCTTCCCGCTCACTCCGCAGCCTCACCAGTCCTCGCAGCATGCGGTCCACATACCGCCGTCCACATCGCTGCCCTATCAGGGACTCAAGACCT CCGAAAACGATGACATGGGCTGCGTGGAGATCCTGGCCACGGTGGTCTCCGTGCTGATCATGGTGCTCACCTTTCCCATCTCGGTGTTCATCTGCTTCAAGGTGGTGTCCGAGTACGAGCGGGCAGTGATCTTCCGCATGGGTCGCCTGCGCAGCGGCGGAGCCCGTGGCCCCGGAGTCTTCTTTGTGCTGCCCTGCGTGGACGACTACTATCCGGTGGACCTGCGAACCGTTTCGTTCGATGTGCCGCCGCAGGAGGTGCTCTCGAAGGACTCGGTTACGGTCACCGTGGACGCGGTGGTCTACTATCGCATCAGTGATCCCCTGAAGGCGGTCATCCAGGTGTACAACTACAGTCATTCGACGAGTCTCCTGGCGGCCACCACGCTGCGCAATGTGCTGGGCACACGGAATCTCTCCGAGCTGCTAACCGAACGCGAAACCATCTCGCACACCATGCAGATGTCCCTGGACGAGGCCACCGATCCCTGGGGCGTTAAGGTGGAGCGTGTGGAGAT CAAGGACGTCTCGTTGCCAACTGCCCTCCAGCGGGCGATGGCCGCCGAGGCGGAGGCGGCGCGGGAGGCGCGGGCCAAGGTGATTGCCGCCGAGGGCGAGATGAAGTCGTCGAGAGCGCTGCGCGAAGCCTCCGAGATCATCTCGGCCAGTCCTTCCGCCTTGCAG TTGCGTTACCTGCAAACCCTGAGCAGCATTTCCACCGAGAAGAACTCGACCATTATCTTTCCGCTGCCCATGGAGCTGCTCACGCCCTTCCTGAACACCCACGCCTactcgcagcagcagcaacaccagcagcagcagcagcaacatcagcagcaacaccagcaacatcagcaacatccTCCTGCTCCGGCCACGCCGCTCCATCGGCACCAGCATCAGCACCACCAGTGA
- the LOC108058194 gene encoding NADH-cytochrome b5 reductase-like, with protein MLPNEDVQEDLLQDSDCCGNGCTNCILDHRPRPSKRVLLAGKRNVILGYTKFRLLRRESKSDGQVLLLHFGHAASEEKEEEETETDAVLDIPPGHHVMLRVGSLLRPYSPYWSDFLAREFRILVKLQPDGAMSRHLSAVRPNDLLEFRGPIGQYAHDPLEAKCLFILAQGVAIAPTMPLVRQVLENEEDMSRVWHLVCARDLQHVHFREELLEFAQFWNYRSCLYLPHQQCEAEACQDQDQDQVGCLHFRRSLRYKEAARVARLDASELASHLNPSIPGQRVLIVAGDASFQRTMAQLASHSLAVDPASVYLL; from the exons ATGCTTCCAAACGAG GATGTGCAGGAGGATCTGCTGCAGGATTCGGACTGCTGCGGCAATGGTTGCACCAACTGCATCCTGGACCACCGGCCACGGCCCAGCAAGCGCGTCCTGCTGGCCGGCAAACGCAACGTGATCCTGGGCTACACGAAGTTCCGCCTGTTGCGCCGGGAATCCAAATCCGATGGCCAGGTGCTCCTCCTGCACTTTGGCCACGCCGCCTccgaggagaaggaggaggaggagacggAGACGGACGCCGTGCTAGACATCCCACCCGGCCATCATGTGATGCTGCGCGTCGGCTCCCTGCTGCGTCCCTATTCGCCCTACTGGAGCGACTTCCTGGCCAGGGAGTTCCGCATCCTGGTGAAGCTGCAGCCGGATGGCGCCATGTCCCGTCACCTCTCCGCCGTGCGGCCCAACGATCTGCTCGAGTTCCGCGGACCCATCGGCCAGTACGCGCATGATCCGCTGGAGGCCAAGTGCCTGTTTATTCTCGCCCAGGGCGTGGCCATTGCGCCCACCATGCCGCTGGTTCGCCAGGTGCTGGAGAACGAGGAGGACATGAGCCGGGTGTGGCACCTGGTCTGCGCCCGCGACCTGCAGCACGTCCACTTCCGCGAGGAGCTGCTCGAGTTTGCCCAGTTCTGGAACTACCGCAGCTGCCTCTACCTGCCGCATCAGCAGTGCGAGGCGGAGGCTTgccaggatcaggatcaggatcaggtTGGGTGCCTCCACTTCCGCCGCAGCCTGCGCTACAAGGAGGCGGCCCGGGTGGCCCGCCTGGATGCCTCCGAGCTTGCCAGCCACCTGAATCCCTCCATTCCCGGCCAGCGCGTCCTCATCGTCGCCGGAGACGCCAGCTTCCAGAGGACCATGGCCCAATTGGCCAGCCATTCCCTGGCCGTGGATCCGGCCAGCGTTTATTTGCTGTAA